The following coding sequences are from one Kiritimatiellales bacterium window:
- a CDS encoding biotin/lipoyl-containing protein, with the protein MAKKKIHIMNTAFRDGFQSVYGARVFTKDFLPAVKACVEAGQTHFEAGGGARFQAPFFYCNENAFDMMDQFREAAGPDAELQTLSRGINVVGLESQPHDIIDLHAKMFAKHGMTTIRNFDALNDVNNLIDSANSIKKYGLKHEVVVTMMELPPGCTGAHDVAFYEKTLKDILAAGIPFDSVCFKDASGTSVPKKVYETIRMARKLLPAECKLVFHSHETAGIGTVCYLAAIKAGADQVDCSIVPASGGTCQPDIATLWHALRGEDYELDVDIDKIMKAETVFKECMADYFMPPEALAVEPMIPWSPMPGGALTANTQMMRDNGIMDKYDDCIQAMGEVVRRGGFGTSVTPVSQFYFQQAFNNVMFGPWEKIADGYGKMVLGYFGKTPVAPDPEIVKIAAEKLGLEPTTENPVDINDRDPKKGIEAAKKMLTGAGITDLSDENIFIAAACGQKGIDFLLGKASVNGVRKGAKNAGESSGGGDGNYTVTVNGKKYAIEIAGDKATVNGKVYDVAVAAGIDQASGTAPAVSGEAAVIKSAMPGKVIKVNVSAGDSINENDVVLVLEAMKMEVEIKSPAAGTVASVSVNTGDQVTSGQELASIN; encoded by the coding sequence GTGGCTAAGAAAAAAATTCATATCATGAACACTGCGTTCCGCGACGGCTTTCAGTCCGTGTACGGCGCCCGCGTTTTTACCAAAGATTTTCTGCCGGCAGTGAAGGCCTGCGTTGAAGCCGGACAAACCCATTTTGAAGCCGGTGGCGGCGCGCGTTTCCAGGCGCCGTTTTTTTATTGTAATGAAAATGCATTCGACATGATGGATCAGTTCCGTGAAGCGGCAGGTCCGGATGCTGAACTGCAAACGCTGTCACGCGGTATTAATGTGGTCGGCCTTGAATCGCAGCCGCACGATATTATCGACCTGCATGCAAAGATGTTTGCGAAGCACGGCATGACAACGATCCGCAATTTTGACGCACTGAATGATGTGAACAATCTGATCGACTCGGCAAATTCGATTAAAAAATACGGCTTAAAACACGAAGTGGTTGTCACCATGATGGAACTGCCGCCCGGCTGCACCGGCGCGCACGATGTCGCGTTTTATGAAAAAACATTAAAGGATATTCTCGCCGCCGGGATTCCGTTTGACAGCGTCTGCTTTAAAGATGCCTCCGGAACTTCAGTACCGAAAAAAGTGTATGAAACCATTCGGATGGCGCGCAAACTGTTGCCGGCGGAGTGCAAACTGGTCTTTCACTCACATGAAACAGCGGGCATCGGAACAGTCTGCTACCTCGCTGCAATTAAAGCGGGCGCGGATCAGGTTGACTGTTCCATCGTACCGGCCTCCGGCGGAACCTGCCAGCCGGATATCGCAACGCTGTGGCACGCGCTGCGCGGCGAAGATTATGAACTCGACGTGGATATCGATAAAATCATGAAAGCCGAAACGGTATTTAAAGAGTGCATGGCTGATTATTTTATGCCGCCGGAAGCGCTGGCAGTGGAGCCGATGATCCCGTGGTCGCCGATGCCCGGCGGCGCGCTGACGGCGAATACGCAGATGATGCGCGATAACGGCATCATGGATAAATATGATGACTGCATTCAGGCGATGGGCGAAGTGGTTCGCCGCGGCGGTTTCGGCACATCCGTTACGCCGGTCTCGCAGTTCTACTTCCAGCAGGCGTTCAACAATGTGATGTTCGGTCCGTGGGAAAAAATTGCCGACGGTTACGGCAAAATGGTGCTCGGCTATTTCGGTAAAACGCCGGTTGCTCCGGATCCGGAAATTGTAAAAATTGCCGCCGAAAAACTCGGGCTTGAACCGACCACTGAAAATCCGGTGGATATAAACGACAGAGATCCGAAGAAGGGAATTGAAGCGGCAAAGAAAATGCTGACCGGCGCCGGCATCACCGACCTCAGCGACGAAAATATTTTTATCGCCGCAGCCTGCGGACAGAAAGGCATCGATTTTCTGCTCGGCAAAGCCAGCGTTAACGGCGTGCGTAAAGGTGCCAAAAACGCCGGTGAATCGTCCGGCGGCGGTGACGGCAATTATACCGTCACTGTGAACGGCAAAAAATACGCGATCGAAATCGCCGGCGACAAAGCTACGGTGAACGGCAAAGTGTACGATGTTGCAGTTGCCGCCGGAATCGATCAAGCGTCCGGTACGGCGCCGGCAGTTTCCGGCGAGGCCGCTGTGATTAAATCGGCAATGCCCGGCAAGGTCATTAAGGTGAATGTCAGCGCCGGCGACAGCATCAACGAAAACGATGTTGTGCTTGTGCTTGAAGCAATGAAGATGGAAGTTGAAATTAAATCTCCGGCTGCCGGCACTGTCGCATCCGTTTCCGTCAACACCGGCGATCAGGTAACCAGCGGCCAGGAACTGGCATCCATCAATTAA
- a CDS encoding site-specific integrase translates to MVITMELKNVIKRNGIYHFRIVVPEACRAKVGKTEITQSLKTSDPIEMAKEVHRLSRHWHAEFKKAREVQQTVSAVDVKNSMPKADDLEQTIAAVWERNLREILDKEDDAALLERVEYYEGAIAFIQNRQSIIQFDFDEIGIKWPLKASSPGEDRKQRKILCKFLSKMMADITQELEITPAEHAAEDSKQKPVEPSTAPATASSEDNSLSEITRLMLASKKRDAKTETTTQADIRILEEWSGKSDITAYTKRDLIDFVQNCLPYVPSNMSKGNKYSGKSLRECIELTKADPTKYPPISHRTCGNRLINLNVVFNYAKDQMNLIPVNPAANIRVPEYRVIEKRPKTYTKDELQELWTALQPVQQEVDQHPARYWTTVLALYHGFRLNEICSLFPDDIYEDEDGIFVIYIRANRPTKKVKNNSSVRIVPVHPYVRDALGFKAWWEEQREERTNQPLFSDVTYDDKKGYRARMSRWFNRWKKDWLPESSHYKDFHGLRHTWSQQAQNQAKIDDCYAQEIMGHEVEGVSAVHRGYAGQSTPALLLEQLQRLEYGREH, encoded by the coding sequence ATGGTTATTACAATGGAGCTGAAAAACGTCATCAAAAGGAATGGTATTTATCATTTCAGAATTGTTGTTCCTGAAGCGTGCAGAGCTAAAGTCGGAAAGACTGAAATCACTCAGTCTCTTAAAACTTCTGATCCTATCGAAATGGCAAAAGAAGTACACCGTTTGTCGCGACATTGGCATGCCGAGTTCAAGAAAGCTAGAGAAGTTCAACAGACTGTATCAGCTGTTGATGTGAAAAACTCTATGCCTAAAGCAGACGATCTTGAACAAACGATAGCGGCGGTGTGGGAACGCAATCTTCGGGAAATTCTGGATAAAGAAGATGACGCCGCGTTGTTGGAGCGTGTGGAATACTATGAGGGTGCGATCGCGTTCATTCAAAACCGACAGTCTATAATACAGTTTGATTTTGATGAAATCGGGATTAAATGGCCGTTAAAAGCATCCAGCCCCGGAGAAGACCGGAAACAACGCAAGATTTTGTGCAAGTTCCTTTCTAAAATGATGGCTGATATCACGCAGGAATTAGAAATAACACCAGCGGAACACGCGGCGGAAGACAGCAAACAGAAACCCGTTGAACCCTCCACTGCCCCAGCAACTGCTTCCTCAGAGGACAACTCTCTTTCTGAAATTACACGTCTGATGCTGGCGTCGAAGAAACGGGATGCAAAAACGGAAACGACAACTCAAGCAGATATCCGGATTCTGGAAGAATGGAGCGGGAAAAGTGATATCACAGCTTATACGAAGCGCGATCTGATTGATTTTGTTCAAAACTGTCTGCCATATGTCCCATCTAACATGAGCAAAGGAAACAAGTATTCCGGCAAGTCACTCCGTGAGTGCATAGAGCTAACAAAGGCCGACCCGACGAAGTATCCTCCGATTTCACACCGGACATGCGGCAATAGGTTGATAAATCTGAATGTTGTATTCAACTATGCCAAAGATCAGATGAATTTGATTCCTGTTAATCCTGCCGCAAATATTAGAGTTCCAGAATACAGGGTGATTGAGAAACGTCCGAAAACGTACACAAAAGATGAACTTCAGGAATTATGGACTGCACTTCAACCCGTTCAGCAAGAGGTCGATCAGCACCCTGCCCGTTACTGGACAACCGTGCTGGCGTTATATCACGGCTTCCGGTTGAATGAAATCTGCAGTCTGTTCCCTGATGATATCTACGAAGACGAGGATGGCATTTTCGTTATCTACATTCGTGCAAATCGCCCGACCAAGAAAGTGAAAAATAATAGTTCAGTTCGCATCGTCCCGGTGCATCCGTACGTCCGTGACGCCTTAGGTTTTAAAGCGTGGTGGGAAGAACAACGTGAGGAACGTACGAATCAACCGTTATTTTCAGACGTTACATACGATGATAAAAAAGGTTATCGCGCCCGTATGTCTCGCTGGTTTAACAGGTGGAAAAAGGATTGGCTACCGGAATCTTCGCACTATAAAGATTTCCACGGCCTCCGCCACACATGGAGCCAGCAGGCACAGAATCAGGCAAAAATAGACGACTGCTATGCTCAAGAAATCATGGGACACGAGGTTGAAGGCGTATCCGCTGTTCATCGCGGTTATGCTGGACAATCAACGCCTGCGCTTTTACTTGAACAGCTCCAGCGGCTTGAATACGGCAGGGAGCATTGA
- a CDS encoding helix-turn-helix transcriptional regulator, translated as MQTHDTNTQRKMLGETLQAYRKTKGISQEKLAEMLDVHRNYVGRIERGEQNITFDTLCGIAQTLGISLSELFVNAQL; from the coding sequence ATGCAAACACACGATACAAATACTCAACGGAAGATGCTGGGAGAGACTCTTCAGGCATATCGCAAAACAAAAGGAATCAGCCAGGAAAAGCTGGCGGAAATGCTGGATGTCCACCGCAATTATGTCGGCAGGATTGAACGCGGGGAGCAGAACATCACGTTTGACACGTTATGTGGAATTGCACAAACTCTCGGCATCTCGCTCTCCGAGCTCTTTGTGAACGCGCAGCTTTGA
- a CDS encoding choice-of-anchor Q domain-containing protein: protein MTHHQSSANTSTPLKMCIYEFLECIPKFQVKRNRKRESIKIRQIFLWVGLSFSCVEARELYVSSSGSGAGGTSWETAYTNIQLAINNAVAGDVIWVTNGTYAPISTGNKAITIQSINGAEYTIIDGKNSSRCATLGSATNHFSTVLVGFTLRNGRAHYSGSSSGYGYGGGAYGGTLNNCVLTGNTASGSGSSNGNGYGGGAYGSTLNYCILSNNTASGSSSSYGSSFGRDYGGGASDSTLNNCTLTENTAKGTGTGLSNASYGNGTGYGYGYGGGVNNCTLNDCVLIENKADGNGTSTSAGYGGGAYGGTLDNCVLTGNTASGSNTNSSGSGRGGGAHGGILNNCMLTGNTAGRVGSGSGKGGGTYTSTLNNCTLMENTAIGTSGYTRGGGSYGGTLNNCILVNNSAAFDGGGAYSGFLNNCTLFGNTAGRVGGGSYYGTFNNCIIWSNTVNGVVSNHYLCTFSYSCTTPLPSGSGNISNDPLFVDTANGDYRLQIGSPCINTGSNALAVGEIDLDGNPRIQSGTVDMGAYEFVADTATTPVPVPHYWLDEYSLVTNNDYEAAALDDSIKDAPVWHDYLTGTCPTNTLDRFLIYFTNGVQQIGWTPDLTASGRVYTVEGRITLTNDWKKHDATNTTHRFFGVKVSLPEE from the coding sequence TTGACACACCACCAAAGTAGTGCAAATACTTCTACACCATTAAAAATGTGCATTTATGAGTTTTTGGAATGCATTCCAAAGTTTCAGGTGAAACGAAATAGAAAGCGAGAATCGATAAAAATAAGGCAAATCTTCCTTTGGGTCGGACTGTCTTTTTCCTGTGTAGAAGCGCGAGAGCTCTATGTCAGCAGTTCTGGATCGGGAGCTGGAGGCACAAGCTGGGAAACAGCATACACTAATATTCAGCTTGCCATTAATAATGCGGTTGCCGGGGATGTCATTTGGGTAACAAATGGGACTTATGCACCGATTTCGACCGGTAATAAAGCCATCACTATTCAGAGTATAAATGGTGCAGAGTACACCATTATTGATGGCAAAAATTCTAGTCGTTGTGCGACGCTGGGATCAGCGACCAATCATTTCAGCACCGTTCTTGTCGGCTTTACATTGCGGAACGGGCGGGCACACTATTCCGGTTCAAGCAGTGGCTATGGCTATGGCGGTGGGGCGTACGGTGGAACGTTGAATAACTGCGTGCTGACAGGAAATACAGCAAGCGGATCCGGTTCAAGCAATGGCAATGGCTATGGCGGTGGGGCCTACGGCAGTACTTTGAATTATTGTATCCTTTCCAACAATACAGCGAGCGGCTCTAGTTCAAGCTATGGGTCAAGTTTTGGCCGTGACTACGGCGGCGGAGCAAGTGACAGTACACTGAATAATTGTACATTGACGGAAAATACGGCGAAGGGTACCGGTACTGGCCTCAGCAACGCTAGCTACGGCAACGGTACAGGTTACGGTTACGGCTATGGTGGCGGAGTGAACAATTGTACGTTGAATGATTGTGTGTTGATAGAAAATAAGGCAGACGGAAACGGCACCAGTACCAGTGCCGGCTATGGAGGCGGCGCATATGGCGGAACATTAGATAATTGTGTATTGACGGGAAATACGGCAAGCGGATCCAATACCAACAGTTCCGGTTCTGGACGTGGAGGTGGAGCACATGGCGGAATACTGAATAACTGCATGTTGACGGGAAATACGGCAGGCAGAGTTGGGTCTGGGTCTGGGAAAGGCGGCGGTACGTATACCAGTACATTGAATAATTGTACGTTGATGGAAAATACGGCGATTGGTACTAGTGGTTACACTCGTGGCGGCGGGTCGTATGGTGGAACGCTGAATAATTGTATATTGGTTAATAATTCGGCAGCCTTTGATGGCGGAGGGGCATATTCTGGGTTTTTAAATAACTGCACCCTTTTTGGTAATACAGCTGGCAGGGTCGGTGGTGGTTCATATTATGGAACGTTTAATAATTGTATTATCTGGAGTAATACAGTTAATGGAGTGGTTTCGAATCATTATTTATGCACATTCAGTTATTCCTGCACAACGCCGTTGCCTTCTGGCTCTGGCAATATTTCTAATGATCCGCTTTTTGTGGATACGGCAAATGGAGATTATCGGTTACAGATAGGTTCTCCATGCATCAACACAGGCAGCAATGCACTTGCTGTTGGTGAGATTGATCTTGACGGGAATCCACGTATTCAAAGCGGTACGGTCGATATGGGTGCGTATGAATTCGTAGCGGATACCGCGACAACACCTGTGCCGGTTCCTCACTATTGGCTAGATGAATATAGTCTGGTTACAAACAATGATTATGAAGCGGCGGCGCTAGATGATTCCATTAAAGATGCGCCGGTATGGCACGATTATCTTACCGGAACCTGTCCGACCAATACACTTGACCGTTTTCTTATATATTTCACCAACGGTGTACAACAGATCGGCTGGACGCCTGATCTGACCGCATCAGGACGCGTTTACACGGTCGAAGGCCGCATCACGTTGACCAATGATTGGAAAAAGCACGATGCCACCAATACCACCCACCGCTTTTTCGGAGTGAAAGTCAGTTTGCCGGAGGAGTAG
- a CDS encoding sodium ion-translocating decarboxylase subunit beta yields the protein MCKATRKTFGLIALSALLAAGLAAAQDASTPVEKTKISISGGFKKLWKETGIYRFINPKTAAEKRADYLSGAIKTAEAEISGGHIESAEQYIELAAKSGADEQTIAKLNALLAEEKLHGAGNHNSLLPEGAGQIVMILVGLLLIYLAIAKGFEPLLLLPIGFGAILTNIPTAGIAEIGVPGQPAGFLYYFYQGVQHGLFPLLIFMGVGAMTDFGPLIANPKTALLGGAAQFGIFLALFGALMMGGLFTLQDAASIGIIGGADGPTAIFLASRLSPNLLGAIAVAAYSYMALVPIIQPPIMRLLTTEEERKIEMKQLRHVGKTEKIVFPIMVLLLCILLLPSATPLIGMLMFGNLLKESMVTDRLSDTAQNALINIVTILLGLSVGSKLAADKFLNIQTLGILFLGLFAFCIGTGGGVLLAKLMNKFSKDKINPLIGSAGVSAVPMAARVSNKVGLESNPQNFLLMHAMGPNVAGVIGSAVAAGILLALCGS from the coding sequence ATGTGTAAAGCAACACGAAAAACATTCGGGCTGATCGCCCTCTCAGCTCTGCTCGCAGCGGGCCTTGCCGCCGCGCAGGACGCAAGTACACCGGTAGAAAAGACAAAAATTTCAATTTCGGGCGGCTTCAAAAAACTCTGGAAGGAAACCGGCATCTACCGTTTCATCAATCCAAAAACAGCCGCAGAAAAACGCGCAGATTATCTTTCCGGCGCCATCAAAACCGCCGAGGCTGAAATCAGCGGAGGACATATTGAGAGTGCGGAACAATATATTGAACTCGCCGCCAAATCCGGTGCCGACGAACAAACGATTGCGAAGCTGAACGCATTGCTCGCAGAAGAAAAACTGCACGGCGCCGGCAACCATAACAGTCTGCTGCCGGAAGGCGCCGGACAGATTGTAATGATTCTCGTCGGACTCTTACTGATCTATCTCGCCATCGCCAAAGGCTTTGAGCCGCTGCTGCTGCTGCCGATCGGGTTCGGTGCAATTCTCACCAACATTCCGACCGCCGGAATCGCCGAAATCGGCGTACCCGGACAGCCCGCCGGTTTTCTCTACTATTTCTATCAGGGTGTTCAGCATGGACTCTTTCCGCTGCTCATCTTTATGGGTGTCGGTGCAATGACCGACTTCGGCCCGCTGATTGCAAATCCGAAAACCGCTCTGCTCGGCGGTGCAGCACAGTTTGGAATTTTTCTTGCGCTGTTCGGCGCGCTCATGATGGGCGGACTCTTCACTCTGCAGGACGCCGCTTCCATCGGTATTATCGGCGGCGCCGACGGTCCGACCGCAATCTTCCTCGCATCGCGACTCTCGCCGAACCTGCTCGGTGCCATCGCCGTTGCTGCCTATTCCTATATGGCGCTCGTGCCGATCATTCAGCCGCCGATCATGCGTCTGCTGACAACCGAAGAAGAACGCAAAATTGAAATGAAACAGCTCCGTCACGTCGGTAAAACTGAGAAAATTGTTTTTCCGATTATGGTGCTGCTGCTTTGCATCCTGCTGCTGCCGTCCGCGACGCCGCTTATCGGGATGCTCATGTTCGGTAACCTGCTCAAAGAGTCGATGGTAACCGATCGGCTGTCTGATACGGCGCAAAACGCGCTTATCAATATTGTCACCATCCTGCTTGGCCTCTCTGTCGGCTCCAAACTCGCCGCCGATAAGTTCCTGAACATTCAAACGCTCGGAATTCTGTTCCTCGGACTGTTTGCATTTTGCATCGGAACCGGCGGCGGCGTACTGCTGGCGAAACTGATGAACAAATTCAGCAAAGACAAAATCAACCCGCTCATCGGTTCCGCCGGTGTTTCGGCTGTGCCTATGGCTGCGCGCGTCTCCAATAAGGTCGGGCTCGAATCAAACCCGCAAAATTTCCTGCTCATGCACGCTATGGGTCCGAACGTCGCCGGAGTTATCGGTTCCGCCGTCGCAGCAGGTATTCTGCTCGCACTGTGCGGAAGTTAA
- a CDS encoding tetratricopeptide repeat protein — translation MDAIMDAEDRFLRVKNDAEQGRVEAQTSLGCAYIDGDGVEQDIDKGIDSWRKAAERGFFGAQYNLGEAYYEGVSIPQNYVKAEKWLRRAAVQGFAEAQIYLGHMCAKGIGIQQDYVEAYYWVSMAGINGLNGTEELRADLMSRMTTEQRSTAIQLVDVATTANPADLYQIFDGKVYIRTTDMLMPVKAGELILQEVKGFTYNDDIQLVYCDSASDITSIVTIYRAAEGTIGAQVMKNKDGSPVFSNQNDSGFKFIAPSEEFQRHFTSVLNSVESMYGFERVNETPFYDPLDGSDSPVACVVYLRGTDEFLRGNPIDTPWWWESRLYCENGFYVKIQTQGPSKFMGLGVTSAGLAMAQSIGWDAD, via the coding sequence ATGGATGCAATAATGGATGCAGAAGACAGGTTTCTGCGGGTAAAAAACGATGCTGAACAGGGTCGTGTGGAGGCGCAAACATCGCTTGGCTGTGCGTACATCGACGGTGATGGCGTAGAACAGGATATTGATAAAGGCATTGATTCGTGGCGCAAGGCCGCAGAGCGCGGGTTCTTCGGCGCACAATACAATCTGGGTGAAGCTTATTATGAGGGGGTCAGTATTCCCCAGAATTATGTGAAAGCTGAAAAATGGCTGCGGCGGGCTGCTGTCCAGGGATTTGCAGAAGCGCAGATTTATTTGGGACATATGTGCGCCAAGGGAATTGGAATTCAGCAGGATTATGTCGAAGCGTATTACTGGGTGTCCATGGCGGGCATCAATGGATTGAACGGAACCGAAGAGTTGCGCGCAGATTTAATGAGCAGAATGACGACTGAGCAACGGAGTACAGCTATTCAGCTCGTTGATGTTGCAACGACGGCAAACCCGGCGGACTTGTATCAGATATTTGACGGGAAAGTGTATATACGAACGACAGATATGCTGATGCCTGTAAAAGCTGGCGAACTCATTTTGCAGGAAGTAAAAGGGTTCACCTACAACGACGATATTCAATTGGTATATTGTGACTCTGCCTCGGATATCACATCCATTGTGACAATCTACCGTGCGGCAGAAGGCACCATTGGCGCTCAAGTGATGAAAAATAAAGATGGTTCCCCGGTTTTCAGCAATCAGAACGATTCAGGCTTTAAGTTCATTGCGCCGTCAGAAGAGTTCCAGCGTCATTTTACAAGTGTTCTGAACTCAGTTGAGTCAATGTACGGTTTTGAACGGGTGAATGAAACGCCGTTTTATGATCCGCTGGATGGTTCAGATTCTCCTGTTGCATGTGTCGTATATTTGCGGGGAACAGATGAATTTTTGAGAGGCAATCCTATTGATACTCCATGGTGGTGGGAATCCCGTTTGTATTGTGAAAACGGCTTTTATGTAAAAATCCAGACTCAGGGGCCTTCTAAATTCATGGGACTGGGCGTTACCAGCGCGGGGCTGGCGATGGCGCAATCCATTGGCTGGGACGCTGATTAA
- a CDS encoding OadG family protein → MEEGLVLLVIGMAVVFAFLILMVQVMDLSAKFFTKFAHLFPEEQPKAAPVKAANAGVEVAVALAAIKAKG, encoded by the coding sequence ATGGAGGAAGGTTTGGTTCTGCTGGTGATCGGCATGGCGGTGGTTTTTGCTTTTCTGATTTTGATGGTTCAGGTCATGGATCTGTCGGCAAAGTTCTTTACAAAGTTTGCTCATCTGTTCCCCGAAGAGCAACCGAAGGCGGCGCCGGTAAAGGCAGCCAATGCCGGCGTTGAAGTAGCCGTCGCACTCGCGGCGATCAAGGCAAAAGGATAA
- a CDS encoding LysM domain-containing protein: MEIRRVNHRYKWASRSPMMIAKFGYVKEPEGLGSTSPKESVYDHVLYPGETLDDVAKQYGSSKDAIMQRNNITDELAVGAGVKLLVPVPNCDE, translated from the coding sequence ATGGAAATAAGAAGAGTAAATCATCGCTACAAATGGGCATCAAGAAGCCCAATGATGATCGCAAAATTTGGGTATGTGAAAGAGCCTGAAGGCTTAGGATCTACGTCGCCAAAGGAATCGGTTTACGACCATGTCCTTTATCCGGGAGAAACTCTGGATGATGTTGCCAAGCAGTACGGCAGTTCCAAGGATGCCATCATGCAACGGAATAATATCACGGATGAATTAGCTGTAGGTGCTGGTGTGAAATTACTGGTTCCTGTTCCGAACTGCGATGAATGA